The sequence below is a genomic window from Pseudorasbora parva isolate DD20220531a chromosome 4, ASM2467924v1, whole genome shotgun sequence.
tgtaaaaaaaacaaaaaacatttacattcaaTAAACGTGTTTGAATAATTTACTATTTCCTGCTCTTTAAGTATTGAAAAAATTCCATATTATCCCTTAATCTTCATACTAATGTGTTCATACTAATAATTCTTGTAgttgattctttttttttttatcatattgaaacaaataagtaaataaatatggACACTGATCATACACAGATCCTGTACACAAAATTCAAAGTGTATTATAATATAGTACATGAGGCATTCAATAACACATggaatagaaaaaaaacacacacttcCAAGCATGTAAcagaacacacaaaaacagcatAGCAGGATCGCTTGAAGGTCAGTTCCGATTGAGGGCATGAACAATTCAATGATGGCAGACTGGCATCATGTCCGTTCAGAGGAGTTTGGTTCCTCTTGAAAAAAATGGCCCTTGCATATATCCTCCTCATATAGTCAAGGCTAGCACGATGTAGTCACTTTATGGTCAGAAAATTACCAGGTGATATTGGCTGAGCACAATTTCTCCAAGTGAAAAAGGGATGGGTTTTGAGTAAAGTGCATTATAACAGTATGATAGTTGTGCGGGAGACAGAGAGAGGAAAAagaaagaggggaaaaaaacttccTCACAATTCACTCAACTAAACTATAACCACACACAGTTCTGTGCTCTGTAGTTTAAGGTCAACTGTCCCTCCAGCTCTGCTCAACAATAGCGGACACACGCTTCTCATACTCCCGTTTGTTCTCCTGGTAAAGTTGAGCTGCTTGGCTGTTAGCTGGACTGTTGGGATTTGGTTCATCAAGCAAAGACTGCGGAAAATCAACAAAGAAAGAAAAGCTGATAAAGCTGCGTTGATACTCGTAATGGTAAAAAGATTCATTACAAAAGCACTACTACAAATGTTTTACCTGGATTGAGGTAAGAATTGATGACACGTCATAAGTTGGACTCCAACGGTTTTGTAGAATGTCAAGACATATGCTTCCATCTGCATATACTAAAGTATAATTGAAAGAGAAAGAAGTGGTTAAATATGTGGGTGACAATAGCCTTTTTGGGATAGTAGAATTAAACAGCTGTATTATGGaggcttgtttccgccacataataaaaagtaaatgtaattgcgactttttacaATTCTGAATTGTAAATTCATATCTCATAATtataaggggaaaaaaagtctcaattgcaagatataaactttgaaaaagtcaggactgtgagataaaaagtcattaTTGGaggtggaaacaagctttcaTACTATAGGCCTTTATGATTATGAATggcaatatacacacacacacacaggtccttctcaaaaaaattgcatatgtgataaaagtgcattattttccataatgtaatgataaaaattaaactttcatatattttagattcattgcacaccaactgaaatatttcaggtcttttattgttttaatactgatgagtttggcatacagctcatgaaaaccctcaaaaaaaaatctaaacatttattttgcatatttcatccgatcaataaaagaaaagtgtttttaatacaaaaaaaagtcaaccttcaaaaaattatgttcagtcatgcactcaatacttggttgggaatccttttgcagaaatgactgcttcaatgcggcgtggcatggaggcaatcagcctgtggcactgctgaggtgttatggaggcccaggatgcttcgatagcagccttaagctcatccagagtgttgggtcttgcgtctctcaactttcttttcacaatatcccacagattctctatggggttcaggtcaggagagttggcaggccaattgagcacagtaataccatggtcagtaaaccatttaccagtgcttttggcactgtgagcaggtcatgctgaaaaacaaaatcttcatctccataaagcttttcagcagatggaagcatgaagtgctccaacatctcctgatagctagctgcattgaccctgcccttgataaaacacagtggaccaacaccagcagctgacatggcaccccagaccatcactgactgtgggtccttgacactggacttcaggcattttggcatttccttctccccagtcttcctccagactctggcaccttgatttccgaatgacatgcaaaatttgctttcatccgaaaaaagcattttggaccactgagcaacagtccagtgctgcttctctgtagcccaaagtggcttgacctggggaatgcggcacctgtagcccattttctgcacacgcctgtgcacggtggctctggatgtttctactccagactcagtccactgcttccgcaggtcccccaaggtctgaaatcggtccttctccacaatcttcctcagggtccggtcacacCTCTTCCCGTTGTGCAACATTTTTTGCCACAcgttttccttcccacagacttctcactgaggtgccttgatacagcactctgggaacagcctattcgttcagaaatgtatttctgtgttTTACCCtttcgcttgagggtgtcaatgatggccttctggacagcagttgggtcggcagtcttacccatgattgcggttttgagtaatggaccaggctgggagtttttaaaagcctcaggaatcttttgcaggtgtttaaagttaatagctcgtttagagaaccttttcatgatatgcaaagttttttttatttttttttgagaatttggggttttaatgagctgtatgccaaaatcatcagtattaaaacaataaaagacctgaaatatttcagctgGTGAGCAATgattctaaaatatatgaaagtttaatttttatcattacattatggaaaataatgaacttttatcacatatgctaattttttgagaaggacctgtgtgtgtgtgtctgtgtgtgtgtatatatatatatatatatatatatatatatatatatatatatatatatatatatatatatatatatatatataaatcttacCATTAGggtgaaacatttttgaaatgaaTCTAACTGTGGGTGGTTTGTTTGGGTATTCTTCTGTGAATTCTACTGTCAGTTTGAATGTacctataaaataaaaaaaacgtaaaGCATTAATACAAAATGCATGACATGCTAGGAATTATGCATTTCAAGAAGTGCAAGTTTATATTTACCATCTTCAAAGGGAGTTCCTTCTGGtctgtgaaaaataagttaaataatTGGTAACATTTGGATAACCACATCATTTGCTCTCAGTTTTAATATATGAAAACAAACACAGGTAAACAAATGCTCAAGTGATAAACACCAAATTTATGAAGTTTCAGTCAGATTAACGAACTTGAATCTGAGAAGATAATACACTTGTTTTAGTACACAGCACAAAGCTCACAAAAAGTACTTACCCAAATATCACTGCATTCCATACCATGATATTGTTTTCTGACGGTGCACCGCTAACACCGGCTGGAGGATCCTCTTGAAGTCTTTTGGGTATCAAAATAAGGGAGTCAGGCCAGTTTTAGTAAACCAAGGTccaaataaaccaaaaaaacaaactaCCTTACTTTCTTTTTATAATACGAAATTTTAAGAGATCTTCATTTCTACTTAAATATGAATGTCGTATACGAAAATGTACATTCCCTACGATCCAAATTCTTTCCTTCTAAATATTGTCCGGTCTAAGGTAACGTTACATCCGGGCGCAGTAAACAACATATCCTCTTATATTTTTCTTCCATTATTCACCTTTTAAAATCCCTCATGAGTCGCCTTCGTGCTGGAGTAGACATTGCTTAAACTGTACAAGTGTCAGATACAAATATTTGTGATATAACTGTTCTAATAATATGTGCCTTTTCACCATATGAAAGGTCCTCGACTTTGCTTTTCGGCTCAGCTTGGAGAATTTCAACGCGGAATTACAGACGATACCACTTTCCTGTGTGGGAGTGCTACATTGTTAACTTTCTATGGACATTCGTTAAAAAATAGTGATTAgttcaaaagttatttttaataatcAACAAATATAACAGTTGTGATTTAATGTGACATATGTATAATGTCATATATTCAGTATATAAGACCAGTCACATGTATTACAAACGTTTCCCCCTTATACAAGGTATCAAATCGCAGATCCATCTGTTGAAGGCGGAGCGCTAATGACGTTCTAGGCATCGCAGTAAAGGTCGACGCAGACGACAGGTGACACCCGTGTGTCCAAACACGTGAGGAAGGAAACCGAGGTGGGCGTATCAGCTTCCCATGGGAACCGTTTGCTAATCAAATTTCACCTTTTGTTATTCACCAACGGCCAGTCTTTATTTCAGAAACGGCacaatgtatttaaaaacaaagcTTTTAAAATATACGTAGTGTTAATATTTACCCAAGGAATAAGGTTTAATCTCATTTTGATAAAGTGaatatagctttttttttatttattttttatgacttGGCTTTCACATAGAAAGATATTCACTTTTAAACTATCTGCTTTTCTGAGTTCATTATACAAAATGCATTGCCAGAAATAAAAACCAAGGTCAATGCCAAAGCAGATGAAAGAAAAAGCCAGTAACTCTTCTCACAAGACATTGTTCTCTTACAAGAAAATGAGGCATGGTGAGCTTCTCCTCTGGGTctaccttaaaataaaataaatgttctgcAGTTTAATAAGAACTGTGTTCACGCGGCAATAAAAGGggctttttttgtgttttacagatattttttaatcaacacaGGGTAGAATTATAAACAAAGGAATGTAATACATctttcagctttttttttttttttttcggaaaaaaaaaaaaaacaacgttTTACAGGCATGTCAGCTTTGCTTCTcaggaaaaaaaactgtttcaggcatacaacaacaaaaattacaTACAAAGTTCTCCTTTTTTCAAAAAGCTGGTTTTCTTTGACACAAAACTACAAACTCATAATTAATCCCCACCACATACAAATCAACTTCTTGCACATTCTAAACTTGTAttgaaggaaaaaaataaatgcactaTGCACCAGCTAGGTTGAGTTGAAACatacatataataaaataaattcattAGGTCAAATACAAAATGCAATACAATATCTCCCCTTTGGTAGAAAGTTTTCCCCTTTATCAAAAACAAACTTATTATAGCCTGAATTAAGGTGCAATATTTAATTAGTTTAAGGCGGATACTGCTGCCACCAATGTGACCACTTCTAATCAAATGGGCGGATAGAATTTTCACTTTATGATCCATGGAACAACTGCACGGCACTGAAAACCTCTTTGTCATAGTGCTGCTCTACTTTCACGATTGTATTGTGCTCATGACAGCTGCTTGCATCTTCCAGGTCTTCTGCTGTATCTCCAAAGCCATGGTAGTGTCCATAGTGGAGATGTTCACCGGAATCAGGCCGAAATGCACCCCATGCAGGCCGGTGAGATACACAGCTGCTTGGGCTGCCATTGAGGTGCAGTGAGCCACACATGTCGTTTCTTGATTCAACTGGCACGAAAGAGGACTGATAGCATTGCCCGTTTGTGACGAAGCTGTTGACAGTAAAACTGTTCTGCTGCCCATGACCATTCCTCAAACTTGTGGCTATGGCTTCATCTGTCATTCAAAACAAGACATGCGTCAGAAAAGGATGATGAACAAATGTCTTGATTACACATGAACTTGGTTCAGAACAGAGAAACATTTTACTAATACACTTATCAGTATGAGCCCTTTTTGCTCAGATTTCAAGTGTACAGTTTGTAATAATTAGGCATGACCTGAACCGATCTCAAGGATGTGTAAAGGggatacattattattattattattatgataaaatgtaaaaaaaaaaaaaaaaaaacgtgcacAGGATTACCTAAGTCAGCAGTGAGAAACTGTAGTGTTTTTCTTTTACTCAGAGAAAGCATAACCactatcaaaaataaaataaaaatgtatatacacacacaaatctaaaagattattaggaacacgttcaatttctcattaatggaattatttaatcaaccaatcacatggcagttttttcaatgcatttaggggtgtggtccaagacaatctcctgaactccaaactgaatgtcagaatgggaaaggtGATTCAAGCAATTTTGagagtggcatggttgttggtgccagatgggccggtctgagtatttcacaatctgctcagttactgggatttttatgcacaaccatttctagagtttacaaagaatggtgtgaaaagggaaaaacatccagtatgcagcagtcctgtgggtgaaaatgccttgttgatgctagaggtcagaggagaatgggccaactgatttaagctgatagaagagcaactttgactgaaataaccacttgttccaaccgaggtatgcagcaaagcatttgtgaagccacaacacgcacaaccttgaggcagatgggctacaacagcagaagaccccaccaggtaccactcatctccactacaaataggaaaaagatgctacaatttgcacaagctcaccaaaattggacaattgaagactggaaaaatgctgCCTGGtctgatttctgttgagacattcagatggtagagtcagaatttggcataaacagaatgagaacatggatccatcatgccttgttaccactgtgcaggctggtggtggtggtgtaatggtgtgggggatgttttcttggcacactttaggcccctttccaccccatacaatcagtaagaatccaactactaacatgggcAAGACAAAAGAGCTGTttaaagacactagagacaaaattgtacacctccacaaggctggaaagggctacgaggctggaaagggctacgagGAAAATGCCCAGCAGCTTGGttaaaaaaggtccactgttggaacaatcaaatggaagaagctaaacttGACTGCCAATCTCCCTCAAACTGGGACTCCATACAAGATCTCACCTTGTGGGGTCTCAATGTTACTAAGAAAGGTGAAAAATCATCCCAGAACTACACAGGAGCAGCTgctcaatgacctgaaaagagctagGACCACCGTTTTCAAGGTTACTGTCGGTAATACACTAAGAGGTCATgatttgaaatcatgcatggaaCGGAAGGTTCCTCTGCTTGTCCAgtcccgtcttaagtttgccaatgaccatttggatgatccagagtcatgggagaaagtcatgtggtcagacgagccccaaaatagaactttttggtattAATTCCACTAAaggtgtttggaggaagaagaatgatgagtaccatcccatgAATACCATCCCTACtctgaagcatgggggtggtagcaacatgctttgggggtgtttttctgcacattggACAGGGCGAAGGCACTGTATTGAGGaaaggatgaccggggccatgtattgcaagattttggggaacaacctccttccctcagttagagcattgaagatgggttgaggctgggtcttccaacatgacaatgacccgaaacacacagccaggataaccaagtaGTGGTTCTGTAAGAAGAATATCATGTTTCTGacatggcctagccagtctccagacctaaacccaatagacaatctttggagggagctcaaactccatgtttctcagcgacaggccagaaacctgactgatcttgagaagatctgtgtggaggagtgggccaaaatccctcctgcagtgtgtgcaaacctggtgaaaatctacaggaaacgtttgataTTAACAtcgattttctcaggtgttcaaatacttatttgcagttgtaccatacaaataaatagatcATAGtacaaaatcatacattgtgatatttgtattattttttttaggttatgtctcacagtggacatgcacctacgatgacaatttcagaccccttcatgatctctaagtgggagaacaTATAAGGTGCCATAAATGTTTCAAATAAACCTATGTAACGTTTCAACATAGAATTCAAGCAGATTACATTTGAAATCTTTAAAAATTTGTGAATCTTTAAAATGATTGAATAAACAGCCAGAAAATGGAAGCACAATCAACATATTACCCTATTCATTATCAATAAAATatcctaaaataaataaatgctttcattatgaaatatattgccggaagttttaggaaaaaaataatgaaaactaGCAACTATTCTGTATTATTCTAGCCATTTTGTCTTTGCAAGTACTGGAAACTTCTAATATAAATTCAAATTATCTGTGTGCATACTGAAATGAAGCTTATTTCAGAAGCCTGAATATCAAATAAGAATATATCCCATTTGCTCTGACAGCTTGTTGATAAGCCTGGGGAAACTTGTTGACAAGTTGGCCATCATAAATAAGCATAAGAATTTGTCCACAGCCAGGGGCCAGGAAGGGGAGTCATGGATGTGGGCTCCAACATTTTTTGGGTGGGAGAGGGGTTCCTCAAAGAAACACTGTCTTCATGATGTTCAAGGTCAATAGACATTGGTGGAGAAGGTCCAGTCCCACCTGATTGGTTTTCAGCAGTTGATTCTACATTCATACTCTCAAGCTCCTCTCCAATTCCATTGATTGTCTTCACTGAAAAATTCAGGCCTGAAAAGAAAACACATAATATTCAGAAAAATCGGGTCTCAGTTTTCCTGGATttagaattgatgttttgcacAATTTACATACTCTCAGTTCTGGCTTTTTTCACATGATTTGGCTCGGTGCAGTCGAGAAATCTTTTCCTATTGGCTGTCCCATTCAGAATACTGCGGCCCAGGATGTCTTTGTGGTCAGTCCCATTATGGGCAAATCCATTTAGCTGATTTAGCTGGTTGTGTGCGTTAGAGAGGAGCTGAGCACAATCATGGAAGCCTTGGGCATGGGCCAGGTCAGCTGCAGTCAAACCATTTGCATTCCTCAAGCTGCAcagtgagttaaaaaaaaagttgattagtCGGATTTGGAGTTGTCCTATTAGCCCTGTTTACTAATATTATGCTACCATTTTAAATTTAAGGCTACAAAGACTTTCCCTTTTATTCTACGAGCTAGTTTTTTGGAAAGGCCCAAAAAGGTAATGATTCACACACTGCAGCAGAAAATAATATTGTTCTGAAACTTTTTTTTGGTCTTAAAATATCTGCCAAAATACTTTTTCACATTACATCAAAAATGTTGTGAACAAAATGTAACATTCAATATGATTTTAATTCCTACATGATGATTTGGAGAACTGAAAGGTACCAGAGGCAGTCAATCAAAAGGTAGCTAAAACCAGAGCAGACAGTCCTTAGTTCATTATAAAGTTACAGAAATGTTCAGAGCATATTGATCTCCAAATGCAGTGTGTACACTTAAAATGAGAATTCAGACATGAACCAACATGTTAAACAAAAATTATAGACAGTAATATCAATCAGATTACATTCTAGTCGTTTTAAATTTTGCCAAATGGACACCAGGTTAAGCCATGTCTGTGTGTCTCTGACATTCAAAGAATGGTGCcttgttattataaattatcCTGTCTTGGAACAGGTTTTAATTTGCATTTGGAAAACCACCCCCAGGTCTAACACACTTGTGACCATTTAAATCTTTTTGCAATGTCCCCACATAACATTTGGGTCAGCTGTTGGTTCATTTATGAATTTGGTTTTACCTATCTGTCTCTCcctttgtattttaaaatggatTTACATGAAAAAAGTGAAAGGtataacaattttaaaaaaaacaatatacatGACAATGCCTCAGAATATAAAGGAAGgcaagttttttcaaaaaaataatacGATTGGCTTGCATTCACACATTCCTTCCTAAAAATCCCTGTactaatgaaataaaatattaaatgctTCCGAGTATGGCAGACTGAATCTTAATTTTCTGGAAACATTTATTCTAAACATTAACCAATGCCAGACAATTCGTAAGGCTAGGAATTCACTAAACTGGAGTTAAGAATAACTATTTCTGTGTCCAAAGTAGAGACTGCAAAAGTACTGGTACTTCAATACCAAAATCTAAAAATATAACAATACCAGACTTTGTGCAGTAGTACAGACAGAAGACAGAAGGCTTCTTGCTTTCAAAAAAAACCCCACATGAATTACATTACTGTCTGTTTACTTGTTTTAAAAAGCAatgcttaataaaaaaaataaaaaataaaaaataaaaaaaaatagcactaAAGGGCTGACattgttttaatgcatttatttatagcTATCAATTATAATACATGTACTAtttaaattgttaaatacaattaaaCACTAAGAACCTTTAAATAGCAAATTAGCTTTTGCTATTGAATATTTGATAATATACTATTATTAAATGTTGGAAATGACTAGAGAGCAAAACACTATTTCTAAAACAATTTAATATGGTTTGCTTTAATCGTTACCTTCCATCTCATTTGCAGAAGTGTAcctattaggggtgtaacgataccctCATGTTACGATTGAATACACATCGCGGTATTCCCAGATATACAGTAAAaggttcatttttttaaaacattttttt
It includes:
- the ankrd10a gene encoding ankyrin repeat domain-containing protein 10a, with translation MSVELQPGFSNDEVLNMRYPLHRACRDGDISALCSLLQRSSSQADLVAEDLFYGWTPIHWAAHFGKLECVMRLVQVGCEVNALTTRFAQTPAHIAAFGGHPECLLWLLQTGAEINRQDYVGEAPIHKAARAGNMECINALLVQGAKPDLRNANGLTAADLAHAQGFHDCAQLLSNAHNQLNQLNGFAHNGTDHKDILGRSILNGTANRKRFLDCTEPNHVKKARTESLNFSVKTINGIGEELESMNVESTAENQSDEAIATSLRNGHGQQNSFTVNSFVTNGQCYQSSFVPVESRNDMCGSLHLNGSPSSCVSHRPAWGAFRPDSGEHLHYGHYHGFGDTAEDLEDASSCHEHNTIVKVEQHYDKEVFSAVQLFHGS
- the LOC137073242 gene encoding ubiquitin-conjugating enzyme E2 A-like, which encodes MSTPARRRLMRDFKRLQEDPPAGVSGAPSENNIMVWNAVIFGPEGTPFEDGTFKLTVEFTEEYPNKPPTVRFISKMFHPNVYADGSICLDILQNRWSPTYDVSSILTSIQSLLDEPNPNSPANSQAAQLYQENKREYEKRVSAIVEQSWRDS